From Lasioglossum baleicum chromosome 2, iyLasBale1, whole genome shotgun sequence, a single genomic window includes:
- the Asnrs gene encoding asparagine--tRNA ligase isoform X1, giving the protein MSQKENIDSSLEAIYTSQKNGSDETGDGSKCNPFKTVLKAMRHAGKEPFPPLYQDAQDSTKKYDLVSKSQLKKAQKIWVREQYKNEEMQKKLLEDEEKRLKNLEEAKAIVIKEDDTLEPAQIIKIRNGVEYRGRRVKLFGWVHRLRRQGKALMFITLRDGTGFLQCVINDILCQTYEALTLSTEASIEVCGTLEIVPEGKNAPNGHELHVDYWKLIGSAPAGGADSILNEEALPDVQLDNRHIMIRGENTSRILMMRSVLLHAFRDHYRDRGYFEVTPPTLVQTQVEGGSTLFKLDYFGEEAFLTQSSQLYLETCVPAMGDVYCIAQSYRAEQSRTRRHLAEYTHIEGECAFITFDELLDRLEDLICDVVDRVLKSPLGHVVKELNPDFKVPKRPFKRMNYSDAIEYLRENGITKEDGTFYEFGEDIPEMPERKMTDAINEPIMLCRFPTEIKAFYMQRCADDRRLTESVDVLLPTVGEIVGGSMRITDHEELMAGYARENIDPKPYYWYTDQRKYGTCPHGGYGLGLERFLCWLLNRYHIREVCLYPRFLERCRP; this is encoded by the exons ATGTCCCAGAAGGAAAACATAGATTCGTCGTTGG AAGCTATTTACACATCTCAAAAGAATGGAAGTGATGAAACAGGCGATGGTTCGAAATGTAACCCTTTCAAAACAGTGTTAAAAGCAATGCGTCATGCAGGGAAAGAACCATTCCCGCCACTTTATCAAGATGCCCAAGACAGTACGAAAAAATATGATCTGGTTTCCAAGTCTCAGTTGAAGAAAGCGCAAAAAATATGGGTCAGAGAACAATACAAGAATGAAGAAATGCAAAAGAAGTTGTTGGAGGACGAGGAGAAAAGGCTAAAGAACTTGGAGGAGGCGAAAGCAATTGTAATCAAGGAAGACGATACTTTAGAACCTGCTCAAATTATAAAGATTAGAAATGGAGTGGAGTATAGGGGTCGTCGCGTAAAACTCTTCGGATGGGTGCATAGACTTAGACGTCAAG GTAAGGCGTTGATGTTCATTACGTTAAGGGATGGAACCGGATTTCTGCAGTGCGTAATCAATGACATTTTATGTCAAACGTACGAGGCATTGACATTGTCTACGGAAGCTTCCATCGAAGTGTGCGGAACTTTGGAGATTGTACCGGAAGGCAAAAAT GCTCCGAACGGACACGAATTACACGTGGACTACTGGAAATTAATCGGTTCGGCTCCTGCTGGCGGGGCGGATTCCATTTTAAACGAGGAAGCTCTTCCGGACGTGCAACTGGATAACAGACATATCATGATACGCGGTGAAAAT ACGTCTCGTATACTGATGATGAGGTCCGTCTTGCTGCATGCATTCAGAGACCACTACAGGGACAGGGGGTACTTTGAAGTGACACCGCCAACATTGGTACAGACGCAAGTGGAAGGTGGATCTACATTGTTCAAACTAGATTATTTTGG gGAAGAGGCATTTCTAACTCAAAGTTCTCAACTGTACCTCGAGACATGTGTTCCCGCGATGGGCGATGTCTATTGTATTGCCCAATCTTACAGGGCAGAACAATCTAGGACCAGAAGGCATCTGGCAGA ATACACGCACATTGAGGGAGAATGTGCGTTTATCACGTTCGATGAATTGCTCGATCGATTGGAAGATCTGATATGCGACGTTGTGGATCGTGTTTTAAAATCACCTCTCGGTCACGTCGTGAAGGAACTAAATCCAGATTTTAAAGTCCCGAAGAGACCTTTCAAAAGGATGAACTACAGCGATGCGATCGAATATCTTCGAGAGAACGGTATAACTAAGGAAGACGGAACATTTTATGAATTTGGAGAG GATATACCTGAAATGCCAGAAAGAAAAATGACCGACGCAATAAACGAGCCGATAATGCTCTGCAGATTTCCTACAGAAATAAAGGCATTTTACATGCAACGTTGCGCAGACGACCGACGCCTTACAGAATCGGTAGACGTCCTCTTACCGACCGTTGGCGAAATTGTCGGCGGTTCGATGCGTATTACGGACCATGAAGAATTAATGGCAGGCTATGCCCGCGAGAACATTGATCCGAAACCATATTATTGGTACACGGATCAG CGGAAGTATGGAACCTGTCCTCACGGTGGATACGGATTAGGACTCGAAAGATTTCTTTGTTGGCTCCTAAACCGGTACCATATACGCGAGGTGTGCCTTTACCCACGCTTCTTAGAGCGCTGCCGACCTTGA
- the Ns4 gene encoding nucleostemin 4 yields MPRKVAFSGKAKRQQLQAKKNRQNPAQFAGERNKAHGEKSNAVNGSEPDFMERINKRTKDCNSYKNQYALRFFQETKEELSKQREEARHTIEPLSMKEQEISDNYFPPELDMPKRPPWDFNASKEQLELREQKYFTEYIKSMEKLSGTGYFELNIETWRQLWRVLEMSDILLIIIDIRYPPLMFPPYLYHHITNELKKDMILVLNKVDLAPPALVVAWKHYFHVMYPKLHILMFTSFPTYNLRGNTNDTEGIKKRRARGKLKMAAEGAQTLLNTCKEIVKDKVDLSSWEKKVQEEMQMEFDLEDIDHKDTVTITKEDTSYVEHERFKNGVLTIGCIGTPNVGKSSLMNALMGKKVVSVSRTPGHTKHFQTIFLTRTVCLCDCPGLVFPSTVPKQLQILMGSYPIAQVRQPYSTVKFLAERIDLPKLLNIHHPDDDDAWSAIDICDGWALKRNYVTARTARLDTYRAANSLLRMALDGKICVYVYPPGWQNDLEKWKNHSDVELVKWIQARNKGEDFTDERKRLSSSEDEDEDEDEEGDESSDTQKDKKTVGVDDTSSDESETLPRMVNKFESLSADL; encoded by the exons ATGCCGAGAAAAGTAGCATTCAGCGGCAAAGCAAAAAGACAACAACTACAAGCGAAAAAGAACCGTCAAAATCCTGCCCAGTTCG CCGGTGAACGTAATAAGGCCCATGGAGAGAAATCGAATGCCGTCAACGGTTCTGAACCTGATTTCATGGAAAGAATCAACAAACGAACGAAAGACTGTAATTCTTATAAAAATCAATACGCCTTACGATTTTTTCAAGAGACTAAAGAAGAGCTATCGAAACAAAGGGAAGAGGCTAGACACACTATCGAACCTTTATCCATGAAGGAACAAGAAATTTCCGATAACTATTTTCCGCCTGAACTAGATATGCCCAAAAGACCACCATGGGATTTCAATGCGTCGAAAGAACAGTTAGAATTAAGAGAGCAAAAGTACTTTACC GAATATATAAAGAGTATGGAAAAATTAAGCGGTACCGGTTACTTTGAGTTGAACATAGAAACATGGAGACAGTTGTGGAGGGTTCTAGAAATGTctgatattttattgattatcaTTGATATCAGATACCCTCCCCTAATGTTTCCTCCTTATTTGTACCATCATATAACGAACGAGCTGAAGAAAGATATGATTCTAGTGCTAAACAAAGTCGATTTAGCTCCTCCAGCCTTGGTGGTCGCATGGAAACATTACTTCCACGTTATGTACCCCAAGTTACACATTCTAATGTTTACGTCCTTTCCCACTTACAATTTACGCGGTAACACAAACGATACGGAAGGAATAAAAAAGAGACGCGCAAGAGGAAAGTTAAAAATGGCTGCGGAAGGTGCCCAGACGTTATTGAACACTTGTAAAGAAATCGTGAAAGATAAGGTAGACCTGAGTTCATGGGAGAAAAAAGTTCAGGAGGAAATGCAAATGGAATTCGATTTAGAGGACATCGACCATAAAGATACTGTTACCATCACGAAAGAAGACACGAGTTATGTTGAACACGAACGATTTAAGAACGGAGTGTTGACCATCGGTTGTATTGGAACCCCGAATGTTGGGAAATCATCGTTGATGAATGCGTTGATGG GAAAGAAAGTTGTAAGCGTGTCGCGCACTCCTGGACACACAAAACACTTTCAAACCATATTTCTGACGAGAACAGTTTGCCTCTGCGATTGTCCAGGACTGGTATTTCCATCCACGGTGCCGAAACAGCTGCAGATTCTGATGGGCTCTTACCCGATAGCTCAAGTCAGGCAACCGTACTCGACGGTGAAGTTTCTAGCGGAGAGAATAGACTTACCGAAATTATTGAACATTCACCATCCGGACGATGACGACGCGTGGTCCGCGATCGACATTTGCGACGGTTGGGCTCTCAAACGAAACTATGTAACAGCACGGACCGCCAGACTCGATACTTACAGAGCAGCTAACTCCCTACTGAGAATGGCATTGGATGGGAAAATCTGTGTCTACGTTTATCCACCGGGTTGGCAGAACGATCTAG AAAAGTGGAAGAATCATTCGGACGTCGAGTTGGTGAAATGGATTCAAGCTAGAAACAAGGGAGAAGATTTTACCGATGAAAGAAAGCGACTTTCGTCGTCtgaagacgaagacgaagacgaagacgaagaaggGGATGAAAGTTCGGATACTCAGAAAGATAAAAAAACAGTGGGTGTGGACGATACGTCGAGCGACGAATCGGAAACATTGCCACGCATGGTTAATAAATTTGAATCGCTTTCCGCAGACTTGTGA
- the Asnrs gene encoding asparagine--tRNA ligase isoform X2, which produces MSQKENIDSSLAIYTSQKNGSDETGDGSKCNPFKTVLKAMRHAGKEPFPPLYQDAQDSTKKYDLVSKSQLKKAQKIWVREQYKNEEMQKKLLEDEEKRLKNLEEAKAIVIKEDDTLEPAQIIKIRNGVEYRGRRVKLFGWVHRLRRQGKALMFITLRDGTGFLQCVINDILCQTYEALTLSTEASIEVCGTLEIVPEGKNAPNGHELHVDYWKLIGSAPAGGADSILNEEALPDVQLDNRHIMIRGENTSRILMMRSVLLHAFRDHYRDRGYFEVTPPTLVQTQVEGGSTLFKLDYFGEEAFLTQSSQLYLETCVPAMGDVYCIAQSYRAEQSRTRRHLAEYTHIEGECAFITFDELLDRLEDLICDVVDRVLKSPLGHVVKELNPDFKVPKRPFKRMNYSDAIEYLRENGITKEDGTFYEFGEDIPEMPERKMTDAINEPIMLCRFPTEIKAFYMQRCADDRRLTESVDVLLPTVGEIVGGSMRITDHEELMAGYARENIDPKPYYWYTDQRKYGTCPHGGYGLGLERFLCWLLNRYHIREVCLYPRFLERCRP; this is translated from the exons ATGTCCCAGAAGGAAAACATAGATTCGTCGTTGG CTATTTACACATCTCAAAAGAATGGAAGTGATGAAACAGGCGATGGTTCGAAATGTAACCCTTTCAAAACAGTGTTAAAAGCAATGCGTCATGCAGGGAAAGAACCATTCCCGCCACTTTATCAAGATGCCCAAGACAGTACGAAAAAATATGATCTGGTTTCCAAGTCTCAGTTGAAGAAAGCGCAAAAAATATGGGTCAGAGAACAATACAAGAATGAAGAAATGCAAAAGAAGTTGTTGGAGGACGAGGAGAAAAGGCTAAAGAACTTGGAGGAGGCGAAAGCAATTGTAATCAAGGAAGACGATACTTTAGAACCTGCTCAAATTATAAAGATTAGAAATGGAGTGGAGTATAGGGGTCGTCGCGTAAAACTCTTCGGATGGGTGCATAGACTTAGACGTCAAG GTAAGGCGTTGATGTTCATTACGTTAAGGGATGGAACCGGATTTCTGCAGTGCGTAATCAATGACATTTTATGTCAAACGTACGAGGCATTGACATTGTCTACGGAAGCTTCCATCGAAGTGTGCGGAACTTTGGAGATTGTACCGGAAGGCAAAAAT GCTCCGAACGGACACGAATTACACGTGGACTACTGGAAATTAATCGGTTCGGCTCCTGCTGGCGGGGCGGATTCCATTTTAAACGAGGAAGCTCTTCCGGACGTGCAACTGGATAACAGACATATCATGATACGCGGTGAAAAT ACGTCTCGTATACTGATGATGAGGTCCGTCTTGCTGCATGCATTCAGAGACCACTACAGGGACAGGGGGTACTTTGAAGTGACACCGCCAACATTGGTACAGACGCAAGTGGAAGGTGGATCTACATTGTTCAAACTAGATTATTTTGG gGAAGAGGCATTTCTAACTCAAAGTTCTCAACTGTACCTCGAGACATGTGTTCCCGCGATGGGCGATGTCTATTGTATTGCCCAATCTTACAGGGCAGAACAATCTAGGACCAGAAGGCATCTGGCAGA ATACACGCACATTGAGGGAGAATGTGCGTTTATCACGTTCGATGAATTGCTCGATCGATTGGAAGATCTGATATGCGACGTTGTGGATCGTGTTTTAAAATCACCTCTCGGTCACGTCGTGAAGGAACTAAATCCAGATTTTAAAGTCCCGAAGAGACCTTTCAAAAGGATGAACTACAGCGATGCGATCGAATATCTTCGAGAGAACGGTATAACTAAGGAAGACGGAACATTTTATGAATTTGGAGAG GATATACCTGAAATGCCAGAAAGAAAAATGACCGACGCAATAAACGAGCCGATAATGCTCTGCAGATTTCCTACAGAAATAAAGGCATTTTACATGCAACGTTGCGCAGACGACCGACGCCTTACAGAATCGGTAGACGTCCTCTTACCGACCGTTGGCGAAATTGTCGGCGGTTCGATGCGTATTACGGACCATGAAGAATTAATGGCAGGCTATGCCCGCGAGAACATTGATCCGAAACCATATTATTGGTACACGGATCAG CGGAAGTATGGAACCTGTCCTCACGGTGGATACGGATTAGGACTCGAAAGATTTCTTTGTTGGCTCCTAAACCGGTACCATATACGCGAGGTGTGCCTTTACCCACGCTTCTTAGAGCGCTGCCGACCTTGA